The genomic stretch GTCACCAGCCAAATGCACATATATACGGACGGAGTTAGATTCCAAATAATCAATTTGTTAGGACTCGGCAATTTGGGGATAGGAATTTGTCTTATCGAAAGCAGGTCGCACCCACTACATATCTCAACGGGCATCTTACTTTTGTTAAGGCCTTCTTCTCAAATGTAGAAATCTCAACGGTGAAACTTTTTTGTTGCCAGCAACAAGAGAAAGCAGTTTTCCATATCCAACCGACCAACCTCTCCCCCCCTTTATCCCAACCCCCTTCATGATAAAAGACAGTTGGATTCTATCTTGCCAAGTTATATGATTGATAGCAGATATATGTTGTACATATCATCCAGTCTaatctataaccatttcaactaAACCAAACCAGCGAGGGAGATTATAGAAAGAGATGCAAAATGCATTTGAATTAAAACAAACCGGCAAAGTACATTGTTGATAGAGATGTGAAGTATACCAATTTCTAGGTCTTAAAGtgcgtttttttgttttgttttgttgtgttgtAGTCTCAAACAATTAAAACTCGTTGGTTAAGAAATACACTTTTAATAAAGCGAGTACTTTTGGTAATATGGATCTCATTAAATGAGGGCATAAGCTACTTAAGCCTTGTACACAATCCACAGACTAATTAGTCgtttggttgatcaaggaactTCAACTTCCTAGGAACTTGCAATTCATAGGAATTAAGTTCCATTATCTAGTTCGGGTGAATTTGGCAAAATTGTTTGGTTGCCCATGCAAGAATTAAATTCCACAGGaacttccaatgaccaaggggggagtaggtaagccacttcccacatcatgtaggcattggaagttcctgGTAAGTTCCAATTCCTATATTCTCCCCAAaaaatggcaaccaaacaaccttgTTTTtttaaaatcatgggattttctaATGCCTGTGTTTTTGAAGTGGTAACCAATCTACAATCAACCAGCTGACATAAAAGATATTCCGCGCCTAACGTTAGCTTACTTCTGGCAAGAGACCTACTCGAGTTTCATGCCTTAGCCGTTCAGTGCTCATTTTGACCAATGAAGCTAATGCATTACCCTCGGAATGGTGGGAAACAATTGCCCCCGATTATGAGGTATTTATTACTCTCTTTGTGTACTTGTACCCATCTCTCCAATACCTCCTATCATGGTTCAAAATCTTGGTATCGTATAACCAGTCCTTAATTGGCCATCGCGGACGGATGGAGGTTAATCTTGGTGATTTCTCGAGAGATATCTCATATCGGTAGAGTAAAAATCCGACAAAACTCGGCCAAGATTTTGAACCATGCCTCATATATTCTTTTGCATTTCCCTCATACCCTAAAGGCCTCAACAACAACTAGCCCCAACCTAATCAATCCCTTGCAAGGAGAAAGTTATCCCTACCTTCTCCTTTTAGTGCAAATACTTATCCCTCTTATCATATCAAATTTGACTACTATTAGTATGTAGGCTTTGTTTGGACGGATTCAGTGGGAAAGGGAGGAGTGACTAAAAGGAGGGATGTTATATACCTTGTTTGCATAGTAGGTTCGTTCAGAGGGAAATGAACGGACAAATTAATATCTTTCTAACATAGGAAGATTTTCAAGGAACCCTCCCTCGCCCTCCCTCCTCAACTTGTACCCAAATAAAGGGTTACTGCTTTTTGTTTTTTTCAACATCAACTCATAGGAAAGATTTGCCAGGAACCCCTCCCCCTCTTCtctccacacacacacacacacaccagtAAAAAAAACTTGAATCCTAACAAAGGATTACTGCTGCTTTTTCTGAAGAAGATCAACTAACAACTTTTGAGAATCATAAGACCTTACAACCGATCGAAATTTTGGAATCATTTTCCCAAAACAGTCTATTTCCTTGCCATAAAACCCCTTGATCTGAACATCCAATGATAAAGATTAAATGCTTCAGCCGAAAGACTTCCAGTACCATAAAGAAGCCCTAGTAGACGTTCACTACTATACCCAAACACCTATATTTTTCAGATGATAAACCATAGGAAAATGGTTCTTGATTTCATATCAGAAATTCAGAAGCTATTTTCAAAACAGGTTTAGCAGTTACTTCTTCCGATCTTAAAGATTGAGCAGAAAGAAGCCAGACTATTGGGGACCTAAATATAGAGATTTTGCCCAAAATGGATATACTGGGAACAAAAATTTCCGACATAAAAGCTACGCATAGCAGAAATCATTCAGACAGAGTTAAAGCATGCAGTCCTTCAATGCAGCAATACAGCTAAAAAAAACTGAACCACAGTATTACCTTAACAGGAAATGTGCCAAGAGGTAGCTTAGTAGTTAGAAGCTCCCGAAGTCTTCTAACAGCCTTAACTTTGTTGGCTAATATATCTAGCAAAGGCAGCAGTTCCTCCGTCGTCAAAGGAAAATCTGGCGTTAACCACAAAACAGGTCTCAACCCCTTCTTGTATTCGCTCTCATGCTTAGTCTCACCCGAGGTccctttcttcttattctttttaCTACTTTTATCTTTCCCCTTCTTGGCATCATCCGTTTTCTCCTTTTGAACGTCTACCTGTTTATGGTTTCCGCCTTTAGGagcaatctttgaaaaccaaCTTTTCTTCTCTCTGCCATTACTACTGTTGTACTCAACATTTTCATGACAAACTGCATCACCTTGGTCATCACCGTCTCCAAAACCCTCGGAATTACCCATGTGTAAGGCGGAGTCTAACTGTTTTCTTTCTTCAGGAGTTAATATCTCATCAAAATCATCCTGTTCCACCCCATTAGCAAGCTTGTCGTCATTATCGGTAGCAAAGAGCTCCTCGTCGGTCATTGCACCAGGAACCCTCCTTGACTTGACACTAACCATTACATGAAGCATGTCATATACTTTAGCCTTCCAATTGCCAACCATCTCAGACCTCTCCTGCCTCCTCCAATTCAATTGCGAAATGAGTTCGGCCTGTGTAACATCAATCCCTGGTCTATACGTATTAGTCTGAAACATCATAGCTACTTCATGAGCAACTTCAGCTTCTGATGGTAGGGCACCTGCTCCTTCCAATGTGTTGGTGATTTCCTTCTCTTTATGAGCAAGGACAATCAAGGAGCCTTTAGGTAAGGACACATTACCATCTTCCGAAGTGTAACCTTCCCCAAGGAATAGAAATGTCTGATCCGACCTTTGAATACGAAAGCTGTCAAAGCCAGCAAGGGTCATATCAGCCCTGAGATTAGAGCCACGCTTCCAAATACGGTAAGTGTCGGATGGAGCAATCCGAGCAATGAAAGGAATAACAGAACTCTCAAAGTGAAATGATATCTCCATGTAGAAATCACGGATTCGAGAAGCGGAGGCGATAATACGAGGAAGCCTTCGGCACCATTTGGCCCAAGCAAGGGGTTGGTAATGTCTAGCAATAATCATAGCAATTTGTTCCTCTCTCGAACAGACAGCTTCTTGTAGAGCATTCCAACCGTTGTCATTCTGTAAACTCCAATCAGCACCAGCAGCCATTAAAAGCTCAGCTGATAGTGGATCCCTGAGGCGTACAGCAAGATGCAGAGGAGTCTCGCGGCCAGGAACATCACGTCGATCTACCATAGCCGAGAACTCATCCGCCTTTAACTCGGCAGCAACAGACTCCTCCTCATTAGTCACCTCACCCGCCTTGGCCAATTTAGGGAGTGATGCAATTATTCGCTTTAAACCCGCGTAATCTCGACGAACAACAGCCAAATGAACTGGACTGTGACCATACTTGGATAAATCCTCCATCTTTCTTTAGCACCAATTACAATATCTATATCAATATCAATCAAACAACTACTGCTTCCATTCTTTAGCACCAATTACAATAATATGAGCACAAAACTTGAACCAATCCACTAAAATTTTCAGGGGTTTTAATCAAATCAAGGACTCCCAAGAATATGAAGAGCACCCCATTTCAAAAACAGCCCTCCCAATATTCCTACAGTAAGTATCAGGTTCCAGTAAAATTGCTCAGAATTAACCAAATTCTACAAATGGGTTACAAAAATAAGCTGAAATCTGCAAATGAGTAGACAATAAATCGCAAATTAAACAATGAAAAGGCATACAACAGAAGAAATGTGGAAAAGCATCAAGATTTTAGCAgaaacaatcaaaaccaaaaaaGTTGCAAAGGAAAAATAGAGTGAAAGGCTGAGATGAGGTGAGTATATAGAAGcagaaaagagagaaagaaaaagagaagtgGGTATTGGTGTAACTGTGTAAGTAAAGGAAGTCGATAATACGGGAGTAGTAATTTAGTATTGGTCTGGAATCTGGATGGAGTGGATCTAGTGATCTCCAGTCTCCACATACTACACCTGACAACCATTCCCCttttttctcccttttattttctCAAACTCATTACTCTCACGTTTCGCTTAAACGCCTACTCATGCTCACAGACAGATCACAATCAACTCTTCCAACTACACACGGCAAATTGATTATTTGAGTACCATTCGGGTTAGGTTATTTTAGGGCTGATTATTAATATAGTTGGACAAATTATTAATTTGATACGCTTTTGCTCTCCAATTTACCGGGTAATTTGATATGAAGTTTTTGCCTTTAGTCGGATTatatctaacaagtggtatcagaaccacatcaatcaatcaatcaatcaatactatatactaaatccagaaaccaatggacttcaatgtaattaaagaaagttatacaaattaattatactatatagttttaaatcaatagcaccgtgtgatggacccgattaagggatctcaatgcaaatattatatagtttggattaaaattaaattatatagaagcttggtaattttcctaaacatttgtaagagactaaaacatggtcaatttccttaaaataaaataattaattaagatggtcaattttcttaaaataaaataattaattaacataGTCAATTTCAAGGAtactaaaagaaagaaaaaaaagaagatgcttgataattttcctaaatatttaaaagactagaagatggtcaatttccttaaaataaaataattaattagtataaacatgcacacttatggtattaattattatcatcataaaattatatattaaatttaaaatctatgcaattttattaaactttatagtttattagatgtatagagatgttaattatttaacatacaaaaatataataaataagttataaataattcaagttagattccataatatataatatcgcataattctttcgatttgacttaatgcatatatataatatatttatataaatatataaaccTCTTAAAATttcatgcctaagtagtaaaagtaatttcatcagtaaagaaaagaattgcagtaacattggatatagttatataatACTCccttgtcccggtcatttgttgtcctttttcatttttgggtgtctcagtcatttgttgtcctttctattttaagaatgaacttgatgagtaatttaatcattctcattcaatttgtgccacttgtcatttagttattggtcatctcctctttccttggtctttgtgccaaaaccaaaggacaacaattgaccgggacggagggagtagtaatcactcatttgaatagtaaaagtaacaatattatcagcgagattagtgaaagtggtagaaacaacaacgagagtcgtgaaataatcaatattaatgccgcaatagtgaaagtaacaataattacggtgtgagtagtgaaattatcaatattaatgctaAAGAGGACAAGAACAATAATTACGGTGGTGATggagtgaaagtaacaatgattacggccaagtagtgaaatgttattactattgtttcattaataagagtaaaatattaatagctgGAGTAGTGAAtttatctcaaaatttatttcagcgtaattttagaatatgtcatagaaaaatatattaatgataaatttatgggttattcaagtttaagtaattttatttaatgaaaaaaaatttaatgataagtagaggta from Silene latifolia isolate original U9 population chromosome 5, ASM4854445v1, whole genome shotgun sequence encodes the following:
- the LOC141657361 gene encoding uncharacterized protein LOC141657361; this translates as MEDLSKYGHSPVHLAVVRRDYAGLKRIIASLPKLAKAGEVTNEEESVAAELKADEFSAMVDRRDVPGRETPLHLAVRLRDPLSAELLMAAGADWSLQNDNGWNALQEAVCSREEQIAMIIARHYQPLAWAKWCRRLPRIIASASRIRDFYMEISFHFESSVIPFIARIAPSDTYRIWKRGSNLRADMTLAGFDSFRIQRSDQTFLFLGEGYTSEDGNVSLPKGSLIVLAHKEKEITNTLEGAGALPSEAEVAHEVAMMFQTNTYRPGIDVTQAELISQLNWRRQERSEMVGNWKAKVYDMLHVMVSVKSRRVPGAMTDEELFATDNDDKLANGVEQDDFDEILTPEERKQLDSALHMGNSEGFGDGDDQGDAVCHENVEYNSSNGREKKSWFSKIAPKGGNHKQVDVQKEKTDDAKKGKDKSSKKNKKKGTSGETKHESEYKKGLRPVLWLTPDFPLTTEELLPLLDILANKVKAVRRLRELLTTKLPLGTFPVKVAIPIVPTIRVVVTFTKFEELQPTEEFVTPLSSPAHFQDSKTKDSEGSTSWISWMKGSRGGLSSDCENQSHRYRDDMDPFSIPSDYTWVDANEKKRRMKAKKAKSKKNRRPTVPKNGDARHNLNHNAE